The following proteins come from a genomic window of Kocuria palustris:
- a CDS encoding HoxN/HupN/NixA family nickel/cobalt transporter, with product MRSPNLSPPGHRTPQSVGMYFALGHSTVVFAAAVLVVVSARWVGLTGDSPVRTALGVWGAAFSGITLVVLAAINLRTLHTLIRASRRAEENDPAGAAGALSRILRPALRRVDRPWHMYPVGFLFGLGFDTATEVSLLILAAGGATAGVPWWVVLLLPLAFTSGMCLLDSADGMFMALAYRWALERPERKLRYNIVMTAVSVCFAAVIGVLGLMSLLGELGVTAFTWTDALSLEWSGVVVLGLFAALFAGAVLRWRRGVRRV from the coding sequence GTGCGCTCGCCGAACCTGTCGCCCCCCGGGCATCGGACCCCTCAGTCCGTGGGCATGTACTTCGCCCTGGGACACTCCACCGTGGTGTTCGCAGCCGCGGTGCTGGTGGTCGTTTCCGCACGGTGGGTGGGCCTGACAGGAGACTCCCCGGTGCGCACTGCGCTGGGCGTGTGGGGCGCTGCCTTCTCCGGGATCACGCTGGTGGTGCTGGCAGCGATCAACCTGCGGACCCTGCACACGCTGATCCGAGCCTCGCGCCGAGCCGAGGAGAACGACCCGGCAGGAGCCGCTGGTGCGCTGTCCCGGATCCTGCGGCCCGCGCTGCGACGGGTGGACCGGCCGTGGCACATGTACCCGGTCGGGTTCCTCTTCGGACTGGGATTCGACACTGCGACCGAGGTCTCCCTGCTCATCCTGGCCGCCGGGGGCGCCACGGCAGGCGTCCCGTGGTGGGTGGTGCTGCTGCTCCCGCTGGCGTTCACCTCCGGCATGTGCCTGCTGGACTCCGCCGACGGGATGTTCATGGCCCTGGCCTACCGCTGGGCTCTGGAGCGGCCCGAGCGCAAGCTGAGATACAACATTGTCATGACCGCGGTCTCCGTGTGCTTCGCCGCCGTCATCGGCGTGCTGGGGCTGATGAGTCTGCTCGGGGAGCTGGGAGTCACCGCCTTCACCTGGACGGACGCGCTGTCGCTCGAGTGGTCCGGGGTGGTGGTGCTGGGGCTCTTCGCGGCGCTGTTCGCCGGTGCCGTGCTGCGGTGGCGGCGCGGGGTACGTCGGGTCTGA
- a CDS encoding IS110 family transposase, producing the protein MTTPTPAVYIGLDVGKSDHHAVALTTAGERVYDKALPNDETRLRAILDDLAAAHGPVLLVVDQPATIGALPVAVAQSCEDVEVAYLPGLAMRRIADLHPGSAKTDARDAAIIAEAARTMPHTLRAIRVDDEQIAELAMLAGADDDLAAQITASSNRLRGLLTQIHPALERVLGPRITHPAVADLLGRYPTPGKLKTAGPGHVRARLRKHAPRLANTLTEEIFEALAQQTVVVAGTEAAATVVPILAEQLAGLLQQRARLATQVEAVVEAHPLHPVLISMPGIGVRTAARILTEVVGKDFADAGHLASYAGIAPVTRRSGTSIRGEHAPRGGNKRLKRALFLSAFASLHHGPSRAYYDRKRAQGKRHNQALIALARRRTDVLYAMLRDGTLYEDPTTPPASSSVALAA; encoded by the coding sequence ATGACCACCCCAACCCCGGCCGTGTACATCGGCCTCGACGTCGGCAAATCCGACCACCACGCCGTCGCCCTCACCACCGCTGGCGAAAGGGTCTACGACAAGGCACTGCCCAACGACGAAACCCGGCTGCGGGCCATCCTCGACGACCTCGCCGCAGCCCACGGGCCCGTGCTGCTCGTGGTCGACCAGCCGGCCACGATCGGTGCCCTGCCCGTGGCCGTGGCGCAGTCCTGCGAAGACGTGGAAGTGGCCTACCTGCCCGGGCTGGCGATGCGCCGGATCGCAGACCTGCACCCGGGCTCGGCCAAGACCGATGCCCGTGATGCCGCGATCATCGCCGAAGCAGCACGCACCATGCCCCACACCCTGCGGGCTATCCGTGTGGATGATGAGCAGATCGCTGAGCTGGCCATGCTCGCTGGCGCCGATGATGATCTCGCCGCTCAGATCACCGCTTCCTCCAACCGGCTGCGCGGGCTGCTGACCCAGATCCACCCCGCCCTGGAGCGCGTGCTGGGACCGAGGATCACGCACCCGGCAGTAGCGGATCTGCTAGGCCGGTACCCGACCCCGGGCAAGCTCAAGACCGCCGGGCCCGGGCACGTGCGCGCCCGGCTGCGCAAGCACGCACCCCGACTGGCGAACACTCTGACGGAGGAGATCTTCGAAGCCCTGGCCCAGCAGACCGTCGTGGTCGCTGGCACCGAGGCCGCAGCCACCGTCGTGCCGATTCTGGCCGAGCAGCTCGCCGGGCTGCTCCAGCAGCGGGCCAGGCTGGCCACCCAGGTGGAGGCTGTCGTGGAGGCCCACCCTCTTCATCCGGTCCTGATCTCGATGCCCGGTATCGGGGTCAGGACCGCAGCACGGATTCTCACCGAAGTCGTGGGCAAGGACTTCGCCGATGCCGGGCACCTGGCCTCCTACGCCGGCATCGCCCCCGTCACCCGCCGCTCAGGGACCTCGATCCGCGGCGAGCACGCACCCCGCGGAGGCAACAAGCGCCTGAAGCGCGCCCTGTTCCTCTCGGCCTTCGCCTCACTGCACCACGGCCCCTCGAGGGCCTACTACGACCGAAAACGAGCCCAGGGCAAGCGCCACAACCAAGCGCTGATCGCCCTGGCGCGGCGGCGCACTGACGTGCTCTACGCGATGCTGCGGGATGGCACCCTGTACGAAGACCCGACCACGCCTCCGGCGTCGTCGTCAGTCGCTCTGGCGGCTTGA
- a CDS encoding energy-coupling factor transporter transmembrane component T family protein, whose protein sequence is MSESRMLPVGSVQPMTRRKTRPAQDFLIPLRRPTQVSRANPVAKLAAVLILMMGVLLSIDLVSATVMLLLLLAIGLPASGLDVGAMLRRLWVLPVAAVIAGWATAIMAAKTGTVLVELGPYLITLGSLEAGAAITVRSLALALPGIVVAATTDPTDLADGLVQHLRLSERFVLSALAAARLVTLFIEEWKTLVLARRTRGAGADSLFSRATAIVPLAFALLVQAIRRGARLAMAMEGRGFGTQARTWSRASRFHARDAWLVITATCFSAASIGVAVMVGTWQLILT, encoded by the coding sequence ATGTCTGAGTCGCGTATGCTCCCGGTGGGATCAGTCCAACCCATGACGAGGAGGAAAACGCGCCCCGCCCAGGACTTCCTCATTCCGCTGCGACGGCCGACACAGGTCTCGCGTGCCAACCCCGTGGCCAAGCTCGCAGCAGTTCTGATCCTCATGATGGGAGTACTGCTGAGCATCGACCTTGTCTCGGCAACCGTGATGCTCCTACTCCTACTGGCCATCGGGTTGCCCGCAAGCGGGCTCGACGTGGGTGCCATGCTCCGCCGACTCTGGGTCCTCCCGGTTGCCGCTGTGATCGCGGGCTGGGCCACAGCCATCATGGCGGCGAAGACCGGTACTGTGCTTGTGGAGTTGGGGCCCTACCTTATCACCTTGGGCTCGCTTGAAGCCGGTGCCGCGATCACCGTGCGCTCCCTCGCCCTGGCACTGCCGGGCATCGTCGTAGCGGCGACGACTGATCCCACGGACCTCGCCGACGGGTTAGTCCAGCACCTGCGGCTCTCGGAGCGTTTCGTTCTCTCCGCGCTGGCCGCCGCCAGACTCGTGACCCTGTTCATCGAAGAGTGGAAAACACTCGTACTGGCCCGCCGTACTCGAGGCGCGGGTGCGGACTCGCTGTTCTCTCGGGCCACAGCGATAGTGCCTTTGGCGTTCGCACTCTTAGTGCAGGCGATCCGCCGCGGAGCCCGGCTGGCGATGGCGATGGAAGGACGTGGATTCGGGACGCAAGCACGAACCTGGTCTCGGGCCTCACGCTTCCACGCCCGCGACGCCTGGCTGGTTATCACAGCCACTTGTTTCAGTGCCGCCTCCATTGGTGTGGCGGTGATGGTCGGTACCTGGCAGCTCATCCTCACCTGA
- a CDS encoding calcium:proton antiporter translates to MSSPSSALRSVLHPAVILRLLLGWGAYLALSLAQPLLEGHLPAAALAALLAGIIVVILVCASGVVEQAEHLAQRLGDPYGTLVLTLSVVLIEVILISAVMLGPGEHASIARDSVMAVSMIILDLVIGLCLIVGGARHGGLRPNRAGVSAYLTLLIVLAATAFALPGLIGDDGAYTGAQAVLVAAMTIVLYAYFLQRQMGPQRADFQEPGASSDPELPAAAASSAVITEVLRAHRAEIMLRALVLVAAVVPIVLLSHHMAALLDEALARLQAPAELSGLVIAAIVFLPETITALRAALAGEMQRVSNLCHGALVSTVGLTIPAVLVIGLLTGQDVVLAAAPAHLVLLGISLLLSVTTFFGGRATALHGAGHVMVFVLYVMTLFA, encoded by the coding sequence ATGAGCTCACCGTCTTCGGCCCTGCGCAGCGTGCTGCACCCAGCCGTCATCCTGCGCCTGCTGCTGGGCTGGGGCGCCTATCTCGCGCTGAGTCTGGCCCAGCCGCTGCTGGAGGGGCACCTGCCTGCGGCCGCACTGGCGGCGCTGCTGGCGGGCATCATCGTCGTGATCCTGGTCTGCGCCTCCGGAGTCGTCGAGCAGGCAGAGCACCTGGCCCAACGGCTGGGGGATCCCTACGGGACCCTCGTGCTGACGCTGTCGGTCGTGCTGATCGAGGTCATCCTCATCTCGGCCGTCATGCTCGGCCCCGGCGAGCACGCGAGCATCGCTCGCGACTCGGTCATGGCGGTGTCGATGATCATCCTCGACCTCGTGATCGGTCTGTGCCTGATCGTCGGGGGAGCACGCCACGGAGGACTGCGACCGAACCGCGCCGGGGTCTCCGCCTACCTGACGCTGCTGATCGTGCTGGCGGCCACGGCCTTCGCCCTTCCGGGACTGATCGGCGACGACGGCGCGTACACCGGCGCGCAGGCGGTGCTCGTGGCGGCCATGACGATCGTGCTCTACGCGTACTTCCTGCAGCGGCAGATGGGACCCCAGCGCGCTGACTTCCAGGAGCCGGGCGCTTCCTCGGACCCGGAGCTCCCCGCCGCAGCTGCCTCGAGCGCTGTGATCACCGAGGTGCTGCGGGCGCATCGCGCCGAGATCATGCTCCGAGCGCTGGTGCTCGTGGCCGCCGTCGTGCCGATCGTGCTGCTCTCGCACCACATGGCTGCCCTGCTGGACGAGGCGCTCGCGCGCCTGCAGGCCCCGGCGGAGCTGTCCGGGCTGGTGATCGCCGCCATCGTGTTCCTGCCGGAGACGATCACCGCGCTGCGGGCGGCCCTGGCCGGCGAGATGCAGCGGGTCTCGAACCTGTGCCACGGCGCCCTGGTCTCCACCGTGGGCCTGACGATCCCGGCCGTGCTCGTGATCGGGCTGCTCACAGGACAGGACGTGGTCCTGGCCGCTGCCCCCGCGCATCTGGTGCTGCTGGGGATCTCGCTGCTGCTGAGCGTGACCACGTTCTTCGGCGGGCGGGCCACCGCGCTGCACGGCGCCGGTCACGTGATGGTCTTCGTGCTCTACGTCATGACGCTGTTCGCCTGA
- a CDS encoding FAD/NAD(P)-binding protein: protein MAEGILRLAVIGAGPKALSALDSLGRRLRAAGRGDGPREVRIDIVDPSERPGTGAAYDPRQPRHLRLNVTSGIVDAHEPGAEDRVVQPFRQWALEQGRDDAAEDYPPRALIGDYLEHAWSQVVAALPEGTRVRVLRGRAEQLRRPALEPRAWEVRIEPARRAGGSGPLWHGPYDEVLLATGHASDHPAALAHGWVGPVPLIGGVYPAPQRLSEEAVPPGSRVVVRGAALTFIDAALSLSEGRGGRFEEGSDGRLHYRPSGREPAVILPTGRSGALLDAKPDPDSAPAGALQEGVRAEILAAGRREVLDASDASALLRAVQRTAQRLLLRERHPESEDGCGPLRSTIPEGIVAEVEETLRSGREPEHPQDEAAQSAQTSSAAARSAAARSLRRGIAVAQGREPGGPAWVLGRAWSLLYPAIVQRISFAQIPPQQWAELRAAAVRFERWAFGPPLRSARRLEALVEAGIVDLSSLDAGAQIGADGRLRAPGGPSSPGPDVVVDAVLAPPGISATDPLLHGLVERGVLSIPPGRRGCRITREAAAVDVAGRLVPGLSVLGRPTEDVVLGHDTLNRALHPQPQLWAQRMIETPPRKAMTATPPIDDPLRSRAHGSPALPGRLEPWMQELVGDPVACQDLLTEHGSPVNLLDPGPLEANAQELIRAADQRGVELRVFVARKANKMLAVVDRARELGHGIDVGSQRELRQVLERGVPGEDIVVTAAIKPEPLLRLAVDSGATVVVDNRDELALLRRVLAGRPAGTAPVGIGLRLAPEPGRGIAPTRFGESASTWLAELGGAGGSVSESGMAVTGVHFHLHGYDPGDRSEGLRQAVSLVDALRQRGQEPAWIDMGGGVPMSYLEDPEPWESFWRAHEQAVLSGDESLTWRGDGLGLRREEGPDGPQLGGARELYPYHQKLTRGPWLGEVLDADLASGRDDDGVVGAEHVGLGAQATVADALRARGLQLRCEPGRAMLDGCGMTLARVAFRKRTSDGVPIVGLEMNRTQCRSTSADFLVDPLLVPGPQHDEGALASDPAGSESPVDPWAGPIEAFLVGAYCVEAELILKRRIVFPHGVAVGDVIVLPNTGGYLMHILESASHQIPLAANAVRTAHGWEPDDIDRQ from the coding sequence GTGGCTGAGGGCATCCTGCGGCTGGCGGTGATCGGAGCCGGTCCCAAGGCACTGAGCGCACTCGATTCCCTGGGCAGACGGCTGCGAGCAGCCGGCCGCGGCGACGGTCCGCGGGAGGTCCGGATCGACATCGTGGACCCCTCCGAGCGACCGGGCACCGGCGCGGCCTACGACCCGCGCCAGCCCCGGCATCTGCGCCTGAACGTCACGTCGGGGATCGTCGACGCCCATGAGCCGGGGGCCGAGGACCGCGTGGTGCAGCCCTTCCGGCAGTGGGCGCTCGAACAGGGCCGGGACGATGCCGCCGAGGACTACCCGCCCCGGGCGCTGATCGGAGACTACCTGGAGCACGCGTGGTCGCAGGTGGTCGCGGCATTGCCCGAGGGGACCCGGGTGCGGGTGCTCCGCGGCCGCGCCGAGCAGCTGCGCCGCCCTGCGCTGGAGCCGCGCGCGTGGGAGGTGCGGATCGAGCCTGCGCGGCGCGCAGGGGGCTCCGGCCCGCTCTGGCACGGCCCGTACGACGAGGTGCTGCTGGCCACGGGCCACGCCTCGGATCACCCAGCCGCCCTGGCGCACGGGTGGGTCGGCCCCGTGCCGCTGATCGGCGGTGTGTACCCCGCCCCGCAGCGGCTGAGCGAAGAGGCCGTGCCCCCGGGATCCCGCGTGGTGGTGCGCGGCGCTGCGCTGACCTTCATCGACGCGGCGCTGAGCCTGAGTGAGGGACGCGGCGGTCGCTTCGAGGAGGGCTCCGACGGCCGTCTGCACTACCGGCCCAGCGGCCGGGAGCCCGCGGTCATCCTCCCGACGGGACGCAGCGGAGCGCTGCTCGATGCCAAGCCGGATCCCGATTCCGCACCGGCCGGGGCGCTGCAGGAGGGCGTGCGCGCCGAGATCCTCGCAGCCGGCCGCCGTGAGGTCCTCGACGCCTCGGATGCATCGGCGCTGCTGAGGGCTGTGCAGCGCACGGCGCAGCGGCTCCTGCTGCGCGAGAGGCACCCGGAGTCCGAGGACGGCTGCGGCCCGCTGCGCTCGACGATCCCGGAGGGCATCGTCGCCGAGGTGGAGGAGACCCTGCGCAGCGGCCGGGAGCCGGAGCATCCCCAGGACGAGGCAGCGCAGAGCGCGCAGACCTCGAGTGCGGCTGCGCGCAGTGCCGCGGCGCGGTCCCTTCGCCGCGGGATCGCCGTGGCCCAGGGCCGCGAGCCGGGCGGCCCGGCGTGGGTGCTGGGACGCGCGTGGTCGCTGCTGTACCCGGCCATCGTGCAGCGGATCAGCTTCGCGCAGATCCCGCCGCAGCAGTGGGCAGAGCTCCGCGCGGCGGCAGTGCGCTTCGAGCGGTGGGCCTTCGGACCGCCGCTGCGCAGCGCGCGGCGGCTCGAAGCCCTCGTCGAGGCCGGGATCGTGGATCTGTCCAGCCTGGATGCGGGTGCGCAGATCGGTGCCGACGGCCGGCTGCGGGCCCCCGGCGGGCCGTCGTCCCCGGGCCCGGACGTCGTCGTCGATGCCGTGCTGGCCCCTCCGGGCATTTCGGCGACGGATCCGCTGCTGCACGGGCTCGTGGAGCGCGGTGTGCTCAGCATCCCGCCGGGGCGCCGCGGCTGCCGCATCACACGCGAGGCGGCCGCTGTGGATGTCGCCGGTCGCCTCGTCCCCGGGCTGTCGGTGCTCGGGCGGCCCACCGAGGACGTCGTGCTGGGCCATGACACGCTGAACCGAGCCCTGCATCCCCAGCCGCAGCTGTGGGCACAGCGGATGATCGAGACCCCTCCCAGGAAAGCCATGACCGCCACCCCGCCGATCGACGACCCCCTTCGCTCTCGCGCCCACGGCAGCCCCGCGCTGCCGGGCCGCCTCGAGCCCTGGATGCAGGAGCTGGTGGGCGATCCCGTCGCGTGCCAGGACCTGCTGACCGAGCACGGCAGCCCCGTGAACCTGCTGGACCCGGGACCGCTGGAGGCCAATGCGCAGGAGCTGATCCGTGCGGCGGACCAGCGGGGGGTCGAGCTGCGCGTGTTCGTGGCGCGCAAGGCGAACAAGATGCTCGCGGTGGTGGACAGGGCGCGGGAGCTCGGCCACGGGATCGACGTGGGCAGCCAGCGAGAGCTGCGCCAGGTCCTCGAGCGCGGGGTGCCGGGAGAGGACATCGTGGTGACGGCGGCGATCAAGCCGGAGCCGCTGCTGCGGCTGGCGGTGGACTCCGGTGCGACCGTGGTCGTGGACAACCGGGATGAGCTGGCCCTTCTGCGCCGAGTCCTCGCCGGGCGTCCGGCCGGGACCGCCCCCGTCGGGATCGGTCTGCGGCTGGCGCCGGAGCCGGGGCGGGGGATCGCGCCGACCCGGTTCGGGGAGTCGGCGAGCACGTGGCTGGCCGAGCTCGGCGGCGCAGGGGGCTCGGTGAGCGAATCGGGAATGGCGGTCACCGGCGTGCACTTCCACCTGCACGGCTACGATCCGGGCGATCGCAGCGAGGGCCTGCGCCAGGCCGTGTCGCTGGTCGATGCCCTTCGCCAGCGTGGACAGGAGCCGGCCTGGATCGACATGGGCGGCGGCGTGCCCATGTCCTATCTCGAGGACCCCGAGCCGTGGGAGTCATTCTGGCGGGCCCACGAGCAGGCCGTCCTCAGCGGCGACGAATCGCTGACCTGGCGCGGTGACGGCCTGGGACTGCGCCGGGAGGAGGGCCCCGACGGTCCGCAGCTGGGCGGAGCGCGCGAGCTGTACCCCTATCACCAGAAGCTCACGCGCGGGCCCTGGCTGGGCGAGGTCCTCGACGCCGACCTCGCCTCCGGCAGGGACGACGACGGCGTCGTCGGGGCGGAGCACGTCGGCCTCGGCGCGCAGGCCACGGTGGCCGATGCCCTGCGCGCCCGCGGCCTGCAGCTGCGCTGCGAGCCCGGCCGAGCGATGCTCGACGGCTGCGGCATGACCCTGGCCCGAGTGGCCTTCCGCAAGCGCACCAGCGACGGCGTGCCGATCGTCGGGCTGGAGATGAACCGCACACAGTGCCGCTCGACGTCCGCCGACTTCCTCGTAGACCCGCTGCTCGTGCCCGGTCCGCAGCACGACGAAGGCGCGCTGGCCTCCGATCCCGCAGGATCGGAGTCGCCCGTCGACCCCTGGGCGGGGCCGATCGAGGCCTTCCTGGTGGGCGCCTACTGCGTGGAGGCCGAGCTGATCCTCAAGCGGCGCATCGTCTTCCCCCACGGAGTGGCGGTGGGGGACGTCATCGTGCTGCCGAACACCGGCGGCTACCTCATGCACATCCTGGAATCCGCCTCGCATCAGATCCCGCTGGCGGCCAATGCGGTGCGCACGGCCCACGGATGGGAGCCCGATGACATCGATCGGCAGTGA
- the def gene encoding peptide deformylase — MSVRPVVITGDPVLHRPAAKVTEFDDSLRELIADMHETMDAAHGVGLAAPQIGVGLRIFTFVFDNDDDAPNRGEIINPVLTVGKISEQRPDPDEEAEGCLSVPGYSFPLKRAEWVRIAGFDPHGQPIAWEATGWFARVMQHEYDHLDGKLYVDRLDEKWSRKARKALKGEGWREAGTTWTPGIDEDPFGH, encoded by the coding sequence ATGTCCGTCCGCCCCGTCGTGATCACCGGCGATCCCGTTCTGCACCGCCCGGCCGCCAAGGTCACGGAGTTCGACGACTCGCTGCGCGAGCTGATCGCCGACATGCACGAGACCATGGACGCAGCCCACGGCGTCGGCCTGGCCGCCCCTCAGATCGGTGTGGGTCTGCGGATCTTCACCTTCGTGTTCGACAACGACGATGACGCCCCGAACCGCGGGGAGATCATCAACCCGGTGCTCACGGTCGGGAAGATCTCCGAGCAGCGTCCGGACCCCGATGAGGAGGCCGAGGGCTGCCTGTCCGTGCCCGGCTACAGCTTCCCGCTCAAGCGGGCCGAGTGGGTGCGCATCGCAGGCTTCGACCCGCACGGCCAGCCGATCGCCTGGGAGGCCACCGGCTGGTTCGCCCGCGTGATGCAGCACGAGTACGACCATCTGGACGGCAAGCTCTACGTCGACCGCCTGGACGAGAAGTGGTCCCGCAAGGCCAGGAAGGCTCTGAAGGGCGAGGGCTGGCGCGAGGCCGGGACCACCTGGACCCCCGGCATCGACGAGGACCCCTTCGGGCACTGA
- a CDS encoding transposase translates to MQVLGVDEHISHHLDPRDWLDERGEAFRKRVEIATLDPFQGCKNAIDDQLEDATCVLDAFNIVKVAGAEVDDVRRRAEPGSRRYPWLVSQAYRTRARSAGVPARTGRDAGASYAGLDSTNRFAMERGEGCIEPRC, encoded by the coding sequence GTGCAGGTCCTGGGCGTCGACGAGCACATCTCGCACCACCTCGACCCGCGCGACTGGCTGGACGAGCGGGGCGAGGCGTTCCGCAAGCGGGTCGAGATCGCGACGCTGGACCCGTTCCAGGGCTGCAAGAACGCGATCGATGACCAGCTCGAAGACGCGACCTGCGTGCTGGACGCCTTCAACATCGTGAAGGTAGCCGGCGCTGAGGTCGATGACGTTCGCCGCCGAGCCGAGCCAGGATCTAGGAGGTATCCGTGGTTGGTGTCTCAAGCCTACCGAACTCGGGCTCGCAGCGCAGGAGTCCCAGCACGAACCGGACGAGACGCAGGTGCGTCGTACGCGGGTCTAGACAGTACAAACCGTTTCGCGATGGAGCGAGGCGAGGGGTGTATCGAACCACGATGCTAA
- the sbnA gene encoding 2,3-diaminopropionate biosynthesis protein SbnA has translation MTSEPAPILDDIAQAVGGTPLVRMSRLFDGHPAEVLAKVESLNPGASAKDRPALAMLRDALDSGRLAPGGTVVESSSGNLGMALARACSAHDVQFVCVVDTRANRSTIAAIRALGGRIELVEHPDPATGDLLTARLARVQQLLREIPGAVNLHQYGNPANAGAHREGTMREIAEAMQHRVDDVVAACSTTGTIGGCASYIQEHGMRTRVIAVDAQGSVLFGGTAGARRLPGMGAGFVTDLSRRVQPDQVLRVSEIECVAGARLLARREGILAGASTGAVVHAVASLLPQRPDDARIAMLVHDGGMPYLDTIYDDEWVRTVLGASPQQVEEAVQALQERTRG, from the coding sequence ATGACCTCTGAGCCTGCCCCCATCCTCGATGACATCGCCCAGGCCGTGGGCGGCACCCCGCTGGTGCGCATGTCCCGGCTGTTCGACGGCCATCCGGCCGAGGTGCTCGCCAAGGTCGAGTCCCTGAATCCCGGGGCCAGCGCCAAGGACCGTCCGGCACTGGCCATGCTGCGCGATGCGCTGGACTCCGGGCGACTGGCCCCCGGCGGGACCGTGGTCGAGTCCAGCTCCGGGAATCTGGGGATGGCCCTGGCCCGTGCGTGCTCGGCGCACGACGTGCAGTTCGTGTGCGTCGTGGACACCCGGGCCAACCGCTCGACGATCGCGGCGATCCGAGCGCTGGGCGGACGGATCGAGCTCGTGGAGCATCCGGATCCGGCCACGGGCGACCTGCTGACCGCCAGGCTGGCCCGCGTTCAGCAGCTGCTGCGGGAGATCCCCGGGGCGGTGAACCTGCACCAGTACGGCAATCCGGCGAATGCGGGCGCCCACCGCGAGGGGACCATGCGCGAGATCGCCGAGGCCATGCAGCACCGCGTCGACGACGTGGTCGCGGCCTGCTCCACGACCGGCACGATCGGCGGCTGCGCCTCCTACATCCAGGAGCACGGGATGCGCACCCGCGTGATCGCCGTGGACGCACAGGGCAGCGTGCTGTTCGGCGGGACGGCCGGGGCACGACGCCTGCCGGGGATGGGCGCCGGATTCGTGACCGACCTGTCGCGCCGGGTCCAGCCCGATCAGGTGCTGCGGGTCAGCGAGATCGAGTGCGTGGCCGGCGCGCGCCTGCTGGCCAGGCGCGAGGGCATCCTGGCCGGGGCCTCGACCGGGGCGGTCGTGCACGCCGTGGCCTCGCTGCTGCCGCAGCGACCGGACGATGCCCGGATCGCCATGCTCGTGCACGACGGCGGCATGCCCTACCTGGACACGATCTACGACGACGAGTGGGTGCGCACCGTCCTGGGAGCCTCCCCGCAGCAGGTCGAGGAGGCCGTGCAGGCTCTGCAGGAGCGGACGCGTGGCTGA